The DNA region GACACCGCGCGCTGGATGGACGAGATCCTCGGGTCCGTCCGGCAGGCAGCGACACCGGCTCTGCCCGGGATGCCGATGGACCTGTACCGGTCCGGCGACCACTACGTGCTGCACATCGACCTGCCGGGCGCGGACCCGGGCAGCGTCGACGTCAACGTGGAGGACCGCACCCTGACGATCAGGGCGGAGCGGACGGCACACACCGACGCGGACGTCCAGTGGCTGGCGCGCGAGCGGCCGTCCGGCACCTACGTCCGGCAGCTGACGCTGGGCCGAGGCCTCGCTCTCGACGTGATCGAGGCCAGCTACGCCGATGGCGTCCTGACCTTGACGATCCCGGTCGCCGAGGAGGCCAAGCCGCGGCGGATCGAGATCCAGCACGCGCCGTCCCGGACCGTGATCGGCTCGGCCGGCACGCCGGCACCGGCGCTGGGTGAGCAGCCGACGACCTGACCAGGCCGTCGCGACCGGAGGTCAGGCTGAAGGGTCGAGGCAGGCGGCGATCCGCCGTCCGGCCTCGACCACCAGCGGGCGGGGCATCGCGAGGTTGAACCGGACGAAGCCCCGCCCGGCCCGACCGCAGGCCGCGCCGTCGGTCAGCGCCACCCCGGTGCGTTCGCCGATCCATCGCGCGAGGTGGTCGTGCGGCGCGTCGGGCGACGCCGCCAGTGCCGCCCGCAGGTCGAGCCAGGCCAGGTAGGTGCCCTCCGGCGGGACGTGACCGATCTGTGGTGCCCGCTCGGCCAGGACGTCGGCCAGCGCGGCACGGTTGCCGTCGAGGTGCTCGACGAGCGCGCCGAGCCAGGGCCGGCCGTCGCGGTACGCCGCTGTGTTGGCGACCACGCCGAGCGTCGAGGCGCCATGCGTCGCGAGCATGTCGAACGACGCCCATCTCGCCTCGTCCGCGTCGTTGCTCAGCAGGATCTGCGCGCACTTGAGCCCGGGGATGTTCCACGCCTTCGACGCTGAGGTCGCGGTCACGGTGTGGGCGGCGGCAGCTGGTGAGATCGAGGCGTAGGGGATGTGCCGCGCGCCCGGGTAGACCAGCGGCGCGTGGATCTCGTCGGAGAAGACCCGCGCACCGTGCCGGTCGACGACCTCGGCCAGCGCGGTGAGCTCGCTGCGCGGGTAGACCCGACCGGTCGGGTTGTGCGGGTTCGTGAGGAGGACGAGGTGCCCGCCGGCACGGATCGC from Cellulomonas sp. KRMCY2 includes:
- a CDS encoding MalY/PatB family protein, whose protein sequence is MSRSAELDQVPDGFDRRAPLDPLALLDHLDRLDAGALRRRGSLKWTAFPTEIAAWVAESDFGTAPAVTAALHAATEAGAFGYLPPALRAELADACARWHSERYGWDVPPRWVKPVADVLEALRITIEHFSRPGSPVIVPTPAYMPFVTAPQEWGREVIEVPLVPDGRRTTLDLDALADAIRAGGHLVLLTNPHNPTGRVYPRSELTALAEVVDRHGARVFSDEIHAPLVYPGARHIPYASISPAAAAHTVTATSASKAWNIPGLKCAQILLSNDADEARWASFDMLATHGASTLGVVANTAAYRDGRPWLGALVEHLDGNRAALADVLAERAPQIGHVPPEGTYLAWLDLRAALAASPDAPHDHLARWIGERTGVALTDGAACGRAGRGFVRFNLAMPRPLVVEAGRRIAACLDPSA
- a CDS encoding Hsp20/alpha crystallin family protein, translating into MATRYDPFADTARWMDEILGSVRQAATPALPGMPMDLYRSGDHYVLHIDLPGADPGSVDVNVEDRTLTIRAERTAHTDADVQWLARERPSGTYVRQLTLGRGLALDVIEASYADGVLTLTIPVAEEAKPRRIEIQHAPSRTVIGSAGTPAPALGEQPTT